A portion of the Acidisarcina polymorpha genome contains these proteins:
- a CDS encoding nickel-dependent hydrogenase large subunit → MATVLETLPENPSKKRNLVEMNWDPITRIVGSLGIFTKIDFENREVAECYSTSSIFRGYSIFMKGKDPRDAHFITSRICGICGDNHATCAVYAQNMAFGIKPPPIAEWIINLGEAAEYMFDHNIYQDNLVGVDFCETMVKETNPGVWDKAQHTDAPNADKHGFRKISEIMTALNPFTGEFYRETLQMSRLMREMFCLMEGRHVHPSTLYPGGVGTVPTVQLFTDYLVRLMKYVEFMKKVVPLHDDLFNFFYEALPGYEKVGQRRILLGCWGSYNDPEYCDYTYKNMGDWGRKMFVTPGVVVDGQLVTNDLIDINLNMRILLGSSFYDDWQGAETFVSKDPLGNPIDKNHPWNQTTIPRPQKRDFKGNYTWVMSPRWLDKRTGDHLALDTGGGPIARLWSTALSEIVDIGYVKATGHSVKINLPKTAMKPETEFEWKIPQWSNAIERDRARTYFQAYAAATALYFVEKALAELHGGHTKTWTDFKVPEEAIGCGFHEAVRGVLSHHMVIRDGKIANYHPYPPTPWNANPRDIYGTPGPYEDAVQNTPIFEENGPEKFKGIDIMRAVRSFDPCLPCGVHMYLGDGKVLETKHSPMFGVMGHE, encoded by the coding sequence ATGGCTACCGTACTCGAGACTCTTCCGGAAAATCCTAGCAAGAAGCGCAACCTGGTCGAAATGAATTGGGACCCGATCACTCGCATCGTCGGGAGTCTTGGCATCTTCACGAAGATCGATTTTGAAAATCGCGAGGTTGCGGAGTGCTACAGCACCTCCTCGATCTTTCGCGGCTACAGCATCTTCATGAAGGGAAAGGATCCGCGTGACGCCCACTTCATCACCAGCCGGATCTGCGGTATTTGCGGCGACAATCACGCGACGTGTGCAGTGTACGCGCAGAACATGGCCTTCGGCATCAAGCCTCCGCCGATTGCCGAATGGATCATCAACCTAGGCGAAGCCGCCGAATATATGTTCGACCACAACATCTATCAAGACAACCTGGTCGGCGTGGACTTCTGCGAGACGATGGTGAAGGAAACTAACCCCGGCGTGTGGGATAAGGCGCAGCACACCGACGCACCCAATGCGGACAAGCACGGATTCCGGAAGATTTCCGAAATCATGACGGCGTTGAACCCGTTCACCGGCGAGTTCTATCGTGAGACGCTGCAGATGAGCCGGCTGATGAGGGAGATGTTCTGCCTGATGGAAGGACGGCATGTTCATCCATCAACTCTCTACCCGGGCGGCGTCGGCACGGTTCCGACTGTCCAGCTGTTTACCGACTATCTAGTCCGGTTAATGAAATATGTCGAGTTCATGAAGAAGGTAGTGCCGTTGCATGACGATCTTTTCAATTTCTTCTACGAGGCGCTGCCCGGTTACGAGAAGGTGGGACAACGTCGTATTCTGCTTGGCTGCTGGGGCTCTTACAACGATCCCGAGTATTGTGACTACACCTACAAGAACATGGGTGACTGGGGCCGGAAGATGTTCGTCACGCCGGGCGTTGTGGTAGACGGGCAGCTGGTCACCAACGACCTGATCGACATCAACCTGAATATGCGGATTCTGCTCGGCAGCTCGTTTTATGACGATTGGCAAGGCGCGGAGACCTTCGTTTCAAAAGACCCGCTGGGCAATCCCATCGACAAGAACCACCCTTGGAATCAGACCACTATACCTCGTCCTCAGAAGCGTGATTTCAAGGGAAATTACACCTGGGTCATGTCGCCGCGCTGGCTCGACAAGCGCACCGGCGACCATCTCGCGCTCGACACTGGAGGCGGTCCGATTGCACGCCTCTGGTCGACAGCGCTGTCGGAGATTGTCGACATCGGATATGTTAAGGCGACCGGCCATAGCGTGAAGATCAATCTTCCGAAGACCGCGATGAAGCCGGAGACGGAATTCGAGTGGAAGATTCCCCAGTGGAGCAATGCCATCGAACGCGATCGGGCCCGCACTTACTTCCAGGCCTACGCCGCGGCCACGGCGCTCTACTTCGTCGAGAAGGCGCTCGCGGAGCTGCATGGCGGCCACACTAAAACGTGGACAGACTTCAAGGTTCCCGAAGAGGCGATTGGCTGCGGCTTCCATGAAGCGGTGAGAGGGGTCCTTTCTCATCACATGGTGATTCGGGACGGAAAGATCGCCAACTATCATCCTTATCCTCCGACGCCTTGGAACGCGAATCCTCGCGATATCTATGGAACTCCCGGACCGTACGAAGATGCGGTGCAGAATACGCCGATCTTTGAAGAGAACGGGCCCGAAAAGTTTAAGGGCATCGACATCATGCGCGCAGTCAGGAGCTTCGATCCATGCCTGCCGTGTGGCGTTCATATGTATCTGGGCGATGGAAAGGTCTTGGAGACAAAGCACTCCCCGATGTTCGGCGTGATGGGACACGAATGA
- a CDS encoding DUF5947 family protein: MSDLPSFNSERVAIPSVLRQFTRRRSTTEKCELCSAELAPLHAHLLEPVRRQILCACEACSLLFCGQMGASYLRIPRRISLLPEFQMTDAEWEALMIPINLAFFYRDSASGRMVAMYPSPAGATESLLSLDSWEEIRSQNHALQTLEPDVEALLVDRVSAEPSYFIVPIDECFRLVGIIRMHWKGLSGGTEVWRHIQELFSGLRSRSSHIERHPEAARA, translated from the coding sequence ATGAGTGACCTTCCCAGTTTCAACTCGGAGCGCGTCGCGATCCCGTCAGTCCTGCGGCAGTTCACGCGGCGGAGATCGACTACGGAGAAATGCGAGCTTTGCAGCGCGGAACTTGCCCCGCTGCATGCGCACTTGCTCGAGCCGGTCCGCCGACAAATCCTTTGCGCGTGCGAAGCCTGCTCACTGCTCTTCTGTGGGCAAATGGGGGCGAGCTATCTCCGTATCCCGCGAAGGATTTCTCTGCTGCCGGAATTTCAGATGACGGACGCAGAATGGGAAGCTCTGATGATTCCCATTAACCTGGCTTTCTTCTACCGTGACAGCGCTTCGGGAAGAATGGTCGCCATGTATCCAAGCCCTGCCGGTGCGACCGAATCGCTGCTGAGCTTGGATTCATGGGAGGAGATCCGCTCCCAGAATCATGCGCTGCAAACCCTGGAACCTGACGTTGAGGCGCTCCTGGTGGATCGCGTGAGCGCAGAGCCGTCCTACTTTATTGTTCCTATCGACGAGTGTTTTCGCCTCGTCGGCATCATACGGATGCATTGGAAAGGCCTCTCCGGCGGAACCGAGGTGTGGAGACACATTCAGGAGCTTTTCAGCGGCCTGCGCTCCCGCTCCAGTCACATCGAGCGCCACCCCGAGGCAGCGCGTGCCTGA
- a CDS encoding DUF6084 family protein, translated as MPDLAFQIEGAQAIPYAAAPTLALKLRITDTASQPIHTLSLNCQVQIEPTRRRYAGEEQKKLRDLFGEPERWSRTVRSLLWMNVNLSVPAFTDTVLVDLQLPCSFDFNVAATKYFHALEGGEVPLCVLFSGTVFYRGEEGALQVAQVPWNREANYRLSAATWKEMMDLYYPNSAWLCLERDVFDRLYQFKVSQGIPTWEQVLDRLMASEQKNEVTV; from the coding sequence GTGCCTGACCTCGCCTTTCAGATCGAGGGTGCCCAGGCAATTCCGTATGCCGCGGCCCCGACGCTTGCGCTCAAGTTGCGGATCACCGATACCGCGAGCCAACCCATTCACACGCTCTCGCTGAATTGCCAGGTACAAATAGAGCCGACTCGTCGACGGTACGCCGGGGAAGAGCAGAAGAAGCTGCGGGACCTCTTTGGTGAGCCGGAGCGCTGGAGCAGGACAGTTCGCTCGCTGCTCTGGATGAACGTCAACCTTTCCGTTCCAGCGTTTACAGACACTGTGCTGGTCGATCTGCAGTTGCCTTGCAGCTTCGATTTCAATGTCGCGGCTACGAAGTACTTTCACGCGCTCGAAGGCGGGGAGGTTCCGCTTTGTGTGCTGTTCAGCGGGACCGTCTTCTATCGCGGGGAGGAAGGCGCCCTGCAAGTCGCGCAGGTGCCCTGGAACCGCGAGGCAAATTATCGTCTCTCAGCGGCAACCTGGAAGGAGATGATGGATCTCTATTATCCAAATTCGGCATGGCTGTGCCTGGAACGAGACGTGTTCGACCGTCTATATCAATTCAAAGTGAGTCAAGGCATCCCCACCTGGGAGCAGGTGCTCGACAGGCTGATGGCCAGCGAGCAAAAGAACGAGGTGACGGTATGA
- a CDS encoding hydrogenase maturation protease: protein MKRSILVAGVGNVFLGDDAFGVETVRALAKRKLPEGVTVVDFGIRGLDFAYALLDPWDAVILVDALQRGGPAGTLYLLEPDLIDAKKSPQVGVEMNPHGMDPLRVLQLAFSMGEVTARIYIVGCEPYDFGDELEGRMGLSQIVESTIDGAAAMVDDLIVRITEAVEVCPA, encoded by the coding sequence GTGAAGCGCTCGATCCTGGTTGCCGGGGTGGGAAATGTCTTCCTGGGGGACGACGCTTTCGGTGTGGAGACGGTACGCGCGCTTGCTAAGCGCAAACTGCCGGAAGGTGTCACGGTCGTCGATTTTGGTATTCGCGGCCTCGATTTCGCCTACGCTCTCCTCGATCCATGGGATGCTGTGATTCTAGTGGACGCCCTGCAGCGTGGCGGGCCGGCGGGCACACTCTATTTGCTTGAGCCGGACCTGATCGACGCGAAGAAGTCTCCGCAAGTGGGCGTCGAGATGAACCCGCATGGAATGGACCCTTTGCGTGTACTGCAGCTCGCGTTCTCCATGGGAGAAGTCACCGCCAGGATCTATATAGTCGGGTGTGAACCGTATGATTTCGGCGACGAGTTGGAAGGACGTATGGGCCTTTCGCAAATTGTGGAGTCGACAATTGACGGCGCCGCTGCAATGGTCGACGATCTAATCGTCCGTATCACGGAAGCCGTGGAAGTATGTCCAGCATAA
- a CDS encoding NifU family protein: protein MMAASVNSTLGVPEKREFQIHTERVEKLVSKLDRCADPELRAIALELVQSVVELHGAGLERLLESLAQTSAGEQALNTAVEDNLVSSMFLLHGLHPDPLETRVLRALDNVRPYLRSHGGNVEFLGAVDGIVRIKLLGSCGSCPSSSITLKDAVENALYEAAPDIVELVVEKSESIANSSNLVVLK, encoded by the coding sequence ATGATGGCGGCTAGTGTCAACTCCACTCTCGGAGTGCCCGAAAAACGTGAGTTTCAGATTCATACCGAGCGGGTCGAGAAGCTGGTAAGCAAACTCGACCGCTGCGCCGATCCGGAACTTAGAGCGATAGCGCTGGAGCTTGTGCAGAGCGTGGTCGAACTTCATGGAGCCGGCCTGGAGCGGCTCCTCGAGAGCCTTGCTCAAACCTCCGCCGGCGAGCAGGCCCTGAACACGGCTGTGGAAGACAACCTTGTTTCCAGCATGTTTCTTCTCCATGGCTTGCATCCTGATCCTCTTGAGACCAGAGTTCTGCGAGCGCTCGATAATGTGAGGCCCTATTTGCGTTCGCATGGCGGGAATGTTGAGTTTCTCGGCGCGGTCGACGGAATCGTGCGCATCAAGCTGCTTGGAAGCTGTGGGAGTTGTCCTTCCTCATCGATCACCTTGAAAGATGCCGTCGAAAATGCGCTCTACGAAGCGGCCCCCGACATCGTTGAACTAGTCGTCGAGAAGAGTGAGAGTATCGCGAATTCAAGCAACCTTGTAGTCCTCAAATAA
- a CDS encoding DUF6893 family small protein, whose protein sequence is MAFKFVGITVGVMAILILAAVAPDIKRYLRISSM, encoded by the coding sequence ATGGCATTCAAATTCGTAGGTATAACGGTCGGAGTGATGGCGATTTTGATCTTGGCAGCCGTAGCACCGGACATCAAGCGATATCTCCGCATCAGCTCGATGTAA
- a CDS encoding glycoside hydrolase family 3 protein translates to MKLQSRTGRLWPLVMLISISVCAAAPVQLDHKGERWAAATLRKMSLEEKIGQLIMPWARIEFMNVNSPDYLLLQDEMRKYHVGGFGVTVFTDGGALLKSEPLEAAALTNGLQQESKYPLLFAADFERGLAMRLNGATSFPAAMAFGAAADVGLARELGRITAEESRAIGVQWNWFPVADVNSNPANPIINTRSFGEDPEQVGAMVSAYIAGARGAGMLTTVKHFPGHGDTDTDSHLTLARANASLDRLNSVELVPFRAAIAAGVDSVMIAHITVPSIEPDPNRPASISSNVVTELLKQKLGFQGLVVTDALDMGALTRVFPGTPAQVSAAEAVQAIQAGNDMVIIPADLDGAYNGLLDAVRNGTITQKRIDESVLKILRLKASVGLERNRLVDIAAVRKQVGRPENIAIAQTVADRAVTLVSDANRLVPLRTASGVVAVIFSDEAQGSEGARTFARQLLQRVPDATVFYVDSTNSGFVADDVLAAAHKATAVIALAEAVPRARRTTNGQSAGSVGLDRSAAELLASIVKDAGNKTIVAAFGNPYIGVGVPGIGTYICTFSNVPASGVSLAAALFGEIPMRGRLPISLPGIAKRGTQ, encoded by the coding sequence TTGAAACTACAGAGTAGAACGGGGCGACTCTGGCCCTTGGTGATGCTGATTTCGATCTCTGTCTGCGCCGCGGCGCCGGTGCAGCTCGATCACAAGGGAGAGCGTTGGGCGGCGGCTACGCTTCGCAAAATGTCTCTCGAAGAGAAGATCGGCCAATTGATCATGCCCTGGGCACGAATCGAGTTCATGAATGTGAACAGCCCCGACTACCTGCTGCTGCAAGACGAGATGAGGAAGTACCACGTGGGCGGCTTCGGCGTCACCGTCTTCACCGATGGCGGTGCGTTGCTGAAGAGCGAACCACTGGAGGCGGCGGCACTCACCAATGGCTTACAGCAGGAATCGAAATACCCGCTGCTGTTCGCGGCCGATTTCGAACGCGGCCTGGCGATGCGACTTAACGGGGCGACCAGCTTCCCCGCGGCCATGGCATTTGGTGCTGCCGCCGATGTCGGCTTAGCGCGCGAACTTGGCAGGATCACTGCTGAGGAGTCGCGGGCGATCGGCGTGCAATGGAACTGGTTTCCGGTGGCTGACGTGAATTCTAATCCGGCCAACCCGATCATCAACACACGCTCGTTCGGCGAAGACCCGGAGCAGGTGGGAGCAATGGTTTCCGCTTACATCGCGGGGGCGCGCGGAGCGGGGATGCTGACCACCGTCAAACATTTTCCCGGGCATGGAGACACCGACACAGATTCTCATCTGACGTTGGCCCGCGCCAACGCCAGCCTCGATCGCCTCAACAGCGTCGAGCTCGTGCCGTTTCGTGCAGCCATCGCCGCCGGTGTGGACTCGGTGATGATTGCACACATCACCGTACCCTCCATCGAGCCCGACCCTAATCGGCCGGCAAGCATCTCGTCGAACGTCGTGACTGAACTTTTGAAACAGAAGCTCGGCTTTCAAGGCCTGGTGGTGACGGATGCATTGGACATGGGCGCGTTGACCCGGGTCTTTCCCGGCACACCCGCGCAGGTCTCGGCAGCCGAGGCCGTCCAGGCGATCCAGGCCGGCAACGATATGGTGATTATCCCCGCTGACCTCGATGGCGCCTACAACGGGTTACTGGACGCCGTGAGAAACGGAACGATAACGCAGAAGCGAATCGATGAAAGCGTTTTAAAAATTCTGCGGTTGAAGGCGTCGGTTGGCCTGGAGCGCAATCGACTGGTGGACATTGCGGCAGTGCGCAAGCAAGTCGGCCGGCCGGAAAATATCGCGATCGCACAGACGGTTGCAGATCGGGCAGTGACGCTCGTCTCCGACGCCAATCGGCTTGTGCCGCTGCGAACCGCGAGTGGAGTGGTCGCAGTCATCTTTAGCGACGAGGCGCAGGGTAGCGAAGGAGCCAGGACATTCGCGCGCCAACTGCTTCAGCGGGTGCCGGATGCAACCGTGTTTTATGTCGATAGCACGAATTCGGGTTTTGTCGCTGACGACGTCTTGGCCGCTGCTCACAAGGCAACAGCGGTCATCGCCCTAGCCGAGGCCGTGCCTAGGGCGAGGCGAACTACGAACGGACAATCAGCGGGTTCGGTAGGCCTCGATCGAAGTGCAGCCGAGTTGCTGGCGAGCATCGTGAAAGATGCGGGGAACAAAACGATTGTCGCGGCATTTGGCAATCCCTACATCGGGGTCGGAGTGCCGGGCATCGGGACTTACATCTGCACATTCTCGAATGTGCCGGCATCCGGAGTGAGTCTTGCGGCTGCCCTGTTTGGCGAAATCCCGATGCGAGGGCGCTTGCCCATCAGTCTTCCCGGCATAGCGAAACGGGGCACGCAGTGA
- a CDS encoding serine hydrolase: protein MSWVAHPTVFAEPRGPAPFSDIDSMMTEAVAKGNIPGGVVVIGHNGKIVYRKAFGSRSLEPLREPMTIDTIFDLASLTKCIATTTSAMKLLEAGRIRLNDPVAAYLPEFAQNGKQDVTVRDLMTHYSGLPPDLDLQSPWQGREAAFQMAMQTKLQDPPGSRFVYSDINFETLGFIVEKVSGMQLNEFAEANIFAPLGMAETRFLPPKEWRPRIAPTEYDEHGDMLRGIVHDPTARRMGGVAGHAGLFSTGDDLAKFAEELLSGHRVLSLSAVVKMSTPQQPPNAASLRGLGWDIDSPFASNRGELLPVGSFGHTGFTGTSLWIDPVTDTYVILLTNAVHPHVGKSVVSLRARLATAVVESLQLTVGEEEKLALARITGYNESQMAARRLSVRDGDVKTGIDVLEAHNFRELQPDPSRPVRIGLVTNQTAIDSRGLRTPDVLSRVPGLQLTAIFSPEHGIAGKLDTTDISQSQDAATGVPIYSVYGESDAKRRPSDGAMASVDTIVYDIQDIGVRFYTYESTLGYFLEAAAKAGKQILVLDRPNPINGAFVQGPVADAGRESFVDYWQTPVRHGMTIGELAKMFNAERSIGARLAVVPMEGWMRGDWFDSTGKLWIDPSPNMRSLNEAVLYPGIGMIEATNISVGRGTDTPFEVVGAPWIDAVKLASYLNARKIAGVRFVPVSFTPNASAFANEKCGGVNLISTDRDAVDAPELGLEIAAALLRLYPDNYKIAPLDTLMLNRTSMNSLAAGEDPRRVAEDWRDSIQKFQELRAKYLLY, encoded by the coding sequence ATGAGCTGGGTTGCGCATCCCACAGTTTTTGCCGAACCGCGAGGCCCTGCGCCCTTCTCCGACATCGACTCGATGATGACCGAGGCGGTCGCTAAGGGTAACATCCCTGGCGGGGTGGTGGTGATCGGGCACAACGGGAAGATCGTCTACCGCAAGGCGTTTGGATCGCGCTCTCTCGAGCCTCTTCGCGAGCCCATGACCATCGACACGATCTTCGATTTGGCGTCGCTGACCAAATGCATCGCAACCACTACTTCAGCGATGAAGCTGCTGGAAGCGGGACGCATCCGGCTCAACGATCCGGTGGCCGCCTATCTACCGGAGTTTGCTCAGAACGGCAAGCAAGACGTAACGGTCAGGGATCTGATGACACATTATTCCGGACTTCCCCCGGACCTCGATCTGCAATCTCCGTGGCAGGGCCGCGAAGCCGCATTTCAAATGGCGATGCAGACGAAGCTGCAGGACCCGCCAGGGTCTCGCTTCGTCTATAGCGATATCAATTTCGAGACGCTTGGCTTTATCGTCGAGAAGGTTTCCGGCATGCAATTGAATGAGTTTGCCGAAGCAAATATCTTTGCCCCGCTAGGCATGGCCGAGACACGCTTCTTGCCGCCGAAGGAATGGCGGCCTCGCATTGCTCCTACAGAGTACGACGAACACGGAGACATGCTGCGCGGGATCGTTCATGATCCGACCGCTCGGCGAATGGGCGGTGTTGCCGGTCATGCGGGATTGTTCTCGACGGGGGACGACTTAGCCAAGTTTGCAGAGGAGTTGTTGAGCGGCCATCGGGTGTTAAGCCTCTCCGCAGTGGTTAAGATGTCCACCCCCCAGCAGCCGCCGAATGCGGCGAGCCTACGCGGCCTCGGTTGGGACATCGATTCGCCCTTCGCAAGCAATCGCGGCGAGTTGCTGCCAGTTGGATCCTTCGGACACACCGGCTTTACTGGAACTTCGCTATGGATCGATCCGGTCACGGATACCTATGTCATTCTGCTAACCAATGCTGTGCACCCGCATGTCGGCAAGTCGGTAGTCTCGCTGCGGGCACGATTGGCTACGGCGGTGGTGGAGTCGCTCCAACTAACGGTTGGCGAAGAGGAAAAGCTGGCGCTTGCCCGGATCACCGGTTACAACGAATCGCAGATGGCTGCGCGCCGCTTGAGCGTTCGCGATGGCGATGTGAAAACCGGCATTGATGTACTCGAGGCGCATAACTTTCGCGAATTGCAACCAGATCCGAGCCGCCCGGTACGAATCGGCCTGGTGACTAACCAGACCGCTATAGACTCTCGCGGACTCCGAACCCCGGACGTGCTTTCCCGAGTGCCGGGTTTGCAACTCACGGCGATCTTCAGCCCCGAGCATGGCATTGCGGGTAAGCTCGATACTACCGATATAAGCCAGTCACAAGATGCCGCGACCGGTGTGCCCATCTACAGCGTCTACGGGGAGAGCGATGCCAAGCGCAGGCCCTCCGATGGTGCCATGGCGAGCGTCGACACGATCGTTTACGACATCCAGGACATTGGGGTCCGGTTCTACACTTACGAGAGCACTCTTGGATACTTTCTCGAAGCGGCGGCCAAGGCGGGCAAGCAAATACTCGTGCTGGATCGCCCCAACCCGATCAATGGCGCGTTCGTACAAGGGCCGGTGGCCGACGCGGGCCGAGAATCCTTTGTCGACTACTGGCAAACACCGGTACGACATGGAATGACCATCGGCGAGTTGGCAAAGATGTTCAACGCGGAACGCTCCATTGGCGCGAGGCTGGCGGTTGTGCCGATGGAGGGTTGGATGCGAGGCGACTGGTTTGACTCGACCGGCAAGCTGTGGATCGATCCCTCCCCAAATATGCGTAGCCTGAACGAGGCGGTTTTGTACCCTGGAATTGGCATGATCGAGGCGACCAACATCTCGGTCGGCCGGGGAACCGACACGCCTTTCGAGGTTGTGGGCGCGCCGTGGATCGACGCCGTAAAACTGGCAAGTTACTTGAATGCCCGAAAAATAGCTGGAGTTCGTTTTGTGCCAGTGTCCTTCACGCCAAACGCCTCGGCCTTTGCCAATGAAAAGTGCGGGGGGGTGAACCTCATTTCGACAGATCGAGATGCCGTCGACGCGCCCGAGCTGGGATTGGAGATCGCTGCGGCGCTACTCCGGCTTTATCCGGACAACTATAAGATTGCACCGCTCGACACGCTTATGCTCAACCGAACCAGTATGAATTCGCTCGCGGCGGGTGAGGATCCGCGGCGGGTAGCTGAGGATTGGCGCGATAGCATTCAGAAGTTCCAAGAGCTGCGAGCCAAGTATCTGCTCTACTGA
- a CDS encoding sodium:solute symporter, with protein sequence MGLNALDFTVIILYLIGVTLFGLRFRSQKQSLRDYFLAGNTVPWWAISLSIVAAETSTLTIISVPGLAYEKDFRFLQLVVGYLIGRAIVSFLLIPQYFRGELVTAYQLIERRFGEKLRSLTAGLFLATRAAAEGVRVFAVAIVVRVALSSLFSGLSDFARDLSAIGLVTLLTLIYTFEGGMAAVIWTDVVQLGIYLAGTVVGFFTILHLVPGGWETVRSIAGAAGKFHVLDTSFHLSTTYTLWSGVIGGAFLTTASHGTDQLIVQRLLSARTELQSKIALLSSGVAILFQFSLFLLVGAMLYVFYRLSPPSIAFARTDTIFPTFIVTRMPHGVSGLLISAILAAAMSNLSAALNALSSTTIVDFYGRLRPQSTEERKVRLSRVATIGWGVALFGLALLARRGGKVLEMGLSIASVAYGSLLGVFLLGVLTRRASERGAMAGMLFGFLLNLYLWQFTKIAFTWYVVFGSIATFVVGYSASLRMPQRGARNSTAGT encoded by the coding sequence TTGGGTCTGAATGCGCTCGACTTTACCGTCATCATTCTCTATCTCATCGGCGTTACCCTGTTTGGCTTGCGCTTTCGCAGTCAAAAGCAATCGCTGCGTGACTACTTTCTGGCAGGAAATACTGTCCCCTGGTGGGCGATATCATTGTCGATTGTGGCTGCGGAGACCAGCACGCTCACGATCATCAGCGTTCCCGGCTTGGCCTACGAGAAGGACTTCCGGTTTCTGCAGTTGGTCGTTGGATATCTAATTGGACGGGCCATCGTCAGTTTCCTGCTCATCCCGCAATACTTCCGCGGCGAATTAGTCACTGCCTATCAACTCATTGAACGGCGGTTTGGGGAGAAGCTGCGCTCACTTACCGCGGGGCTCTTCCTGGCCACACGAGCGGCGGCGGAAGGCGTTCGCGTCTTCGCCGTAGCGATCGTGGTGCGCGTCGCGCTCTCAAGCCTCTTCTCCGGGCTTAGCGACTTTGCCCGCGACCTGTCAGCAATCGGGCTGGTCACGTTGCTGACTCTGATCTACACCTTCGAGGGCGGGATGGCGGCAGTGATCTGGACGGACGTCGTGCAACTAGGAATCTATCTTGCAGGCACCGTGGTCGGCTTCTTCACCATTCTTCATCTCGTACCCGGCGGTTGGGAGACGGTCCGCTCTATTGCCGGAGCTGCCGGCAAATTCCATGTGCTCGATACATCTTTCCACTTATCGACAACTTACACTCTGTGGTCGGGCGTGATTGGCGGGGCATTTCTAACTACCGCCAGCCACGGCACCGACCAGCTGATCGTGCAACGACTGCTCTCCGCCCGCACCGAGCTGCAATCCAAGATCGCGCTTCTATCGAGCGGAGTTGCGATCTTATTTCAATTTTCCTTGTTCCTGCTGGTCGGCGCGATGCTCTATGTCTTTTACCGGCTTTCACCGCCTTCAATTGCCTTCGCGCGCACGGACACTATCTTTCCCACATTTATCGTGACCCGTATGCCGCATGGCGTGAGCGGACTCTTGATCTCGGCAATTCTTGCCGCCGCCATGTCGAACCTCAGCGCCGCGCTGAACGCGCTCTCTTCCACGACAATCGTCGATTTCTACGGCCGACTCCGTCCACAATCGACGGAAGAACGCAAGGTGCGTCTCTCCCGCGTCGCGACGATTGGCTGGGGGGTGGCACTCTTTGGGCTGGCATTGCTTGCCCGCCGCGGAGGCAAGGTGCTGGAGATGGGCCTTTCGATCGCTTCCGTCGCCTATGGTTCGCTGCTAGGAGTCTTTCTCCTTGGTGTGCTCACTCGCAGAGCGTCAGAACGTGGCGCGATGGCAGGAATGCTCTTTGGATTTCTGCTGAATCTCTATCTTTGGCAATTCACCAAGATCGCCTTCACCTGGTATGTGGTCTTTGGCAGCATCGCGACGTTTGTGGTCGGGTACAGCGCCAGCCTTCGGATGCCGCAGCGGGGCGCACGAAACTCCACTGCTGGGACTTAG